One Natrinema longum genomic window, CCGACCTCCACGACGTCCTGGCTGGCCGGGCAAACCCGGTCGATGCGGTCGAGACGAGCGGTTCGGTCCCGGTCTTGCCCTGCGGTCGAACGCTGTCGGGGGCACGCGCGTCAGAGATTGCGGCCCTCGAACGGGTGCTGGAACGCGTCGAACGAGGCTGGGGGCGCGTCGTCGTCGACTGTCCTAGCGGGCTCGCCCGCGATGTCGGGTTCGAACTTCGGGCCGCCGATCTCGCGGTACTCGTCACGAGTCCCGACAAAGCGGCGCTAGTCGACGCTCTCCGGACCCACGACCTCGCTGTCACTCTCGAGACCCCGGTCGCCGCTGTCGTCCTCAACATGGCCGATCGGGAGGGGC contains:
- a CDS encoding MinD/ParA family ATP-binding protein is translated as MIVAVAGGKGGVGKSTVSLNLAHELDAVVVDADLTGADLPPGTGPDLHDVLAGRANPVDAVETSGSVPVLPCGRTLSGARASEIAALERVLERVERGWGRVVVDCPSGLARDVGFELRAADLAVLVTSPDKAALVDALRTHDLAVTLETPVAAVVLNMADREGHGSLAGRLGRTLGVDVTLVERQDAVADAQARWVPVHDHDADAQALEAYHSVAERVGQAQTRCADRSDSV